In one window of Frigoriglobus tundricola DNA:
- a CDS encoding DOMON domain-containing protein — translation MPPIVPNRFLVRVCHPCPFVTDAPRDTDEDEHLVELPDTAQLDNFAALDEKDNFADVRLAWNDFGLAVQVEVRGKSQLPVGDADKPSGSDGLRLWIDTRDARASHRGSRYCHQFAFFPTGGGADKDEPFLTQSKINRALQDAPMANLADVPFRAHRVKGGYRLEAFLPAAALNGYDPQEHPRLGVYYCVRDQELGDQFLSVGWEFPFGDDPSLWGVLELVKS, via the coding sequence ATGCCGCCGATCGTGCCGAACCGGTTCCTCGTTCGCGTGTGCCACCCGTGCCCGTTCGTCACGGACGCGCCGCGCGACACGGACGAGGACGAACACTTGGTCGAACTGCCCGATACCGCTCAGCTCGACAACTTCGCGGCTCTCGACGAGAAGGACAACTTCGCCGACGTGCGGCTCGCCTGGAACGATTTCGGGCTCGCGGTGCAGGTCGAAGTGCGCGGGAAGTCTCAACTGCCGGTCGGAGACGCCGACAAGCCGAGCGGTTCGGACGGGTTGCGGCTGTGGATCGATACGCGCGACGCCCGCGCCAGTCACCGCGGCAGCCGGTACTGTCACCAGTTCGCGTTTTTCCCGACCGGCGGGGGGGCGGACAAGGACGAGCCGTTTCTGACACAATCGAAGATTAACCGGGCACTACAAGACGCGCCGATGGCGAACCTGGCGGACGTCCCGTTTCGCGCTCATCGTGTTAAGGGCGGCTACCGACTGGAAGCGTTCCTCCCGGCCGCGGCACTGAACGGTTACGACCCACAGGAACACCCGCGGCTCGGCGTGTACTATTGCGTTCGGGATCAGGAACTCGGCGACCAGTTTTTGAGCGTCGGATGGGAGTTCCCGTTCGGCGATGATCCGTCGCTGTGGGGTGTGCTGGAGCTGGTCAAAAGCTAA
- a CDS encoding endonuclease, producing MFLVSLLLWTAAPAESKLDLKPGWKAVGDGLKSEHATQAAAATDAHVFVVSSTTVAMYDRATGKLLAASKDKAEHLNSAFVWKGKVYCAHSNYPKTPETSEIRIYDPETNKLTIFHDFKTPPGSLVWNIHDGKNWWCCFAHYQADNAKTILVKYADGFKEVQRWTFPKTVVDDWDKMSASGGIWDGGTLLVSHHHYKVLYRLKVPTDGKELELVEALECPFPGQGIAADPKTGGLVGIDRGARRVVFAQKVK from the coding sequence ATGTTCCTCGTTTCGCTCCTCCTGTGGACCGCCGCACCGGCCGAGTCGAAACTCGATCTCAAGCCGGGCTGGAAGGCCGTCGGCGACGGGTTGAAGTCCGAACACGCGACGCAGGCCGCCGCGGCGACCGACGCCCACGTGTTCGTGGTGTCGAGTACGACCGTCGCGATGTACGACCGCGCGACCGGGAAATTACTCGCCGCGAGCAAGGACAAGGCCGAGCACCTCAACAGTGCGTTCGTCTGGAAGGGCAAAGTCTACTGCGCGCACTCGAACTATCCCAAGACGCCGGAGACGAGTGAGATCCGCATATACGATCCGGAGACGAACAAGCTCACCATCTTTCACGACTTCAAAACGCCGCCCGGGAGTCTCGTCTGGAACATTCATGACGGGAAGAACTGGTGGTGCTGCTTCGCCCACTACCAGGCCGACAACGCGAAGACGATCCTCGTCAAGTACGCCGACGGGTTCAAGGAGGTGCAGCGGTGGACGTTCCCGAAAACGGTCGTGGACGACTGGGACAAGATGAGCGCGTCGGGCGGCATCTGGGACGGCGGGACCTTGCTCGTCAGCCACCATCACTACAAGGTGCTGTACCGGCTGAAGGTGCCAACCGACGGCAAGGAACTGGAACTGGTGGAAGCGCTCGAGTGCCCGTTTCCGGGCCAGGGGATCGCGGCTGATCCGAAGACGGGCGGGCTGGTCGGCATCGACCGCGGTGCGCGGAGAGTGGTGTTCGCCCAGAAAGTAAAGTAA
- a CDS encoding carbonic anhydrase: MFEIVYRFDPEGRHTPDPPTDAASARKRLEEGNHEFAVLNDPRTSPPGTRRVVRFDADDLGLPNADGSAPKQEPFAAVLGCADARVPTEMVFGQGCNDLFVVRVAGNVLGSECLGSLDYSLTALGASLKLIAVVGHSRCGAVTAAVDAFLEPTKYLAVASSHQLRSVVDRIFVGVRAAQKALEQAWGPSVVTRPGYRMALIETTVGLNAALTAATVRQEFRDQLGPQREVVYGVYDLISRQVGLPVGVPGVSRVNVGLFAPPTDLSGFEQLGVLFASSAITKELLGG; encoded by the coding sequence GAGGGGCGGCACACGCCCGACCCGCCGACCGATGCGGCGTCCGCCCGCAAGCGGCTCGAAGAGGGGAACCACGAGTTCGCGGTCCTGAACGACCCGCGGACGAGCCCGCCGGGCACGCGCCGCGTGGTCCGCTTCGACGCCGACGATCTCGGCCTGCCGAACGCGGACGGGTCCGCGCCGAAGCAGGAGCCGTTCGCGGCGGTCCTCGGGTGCGCCGACGCCCGCGTGCCGACGGAAATGGTGTTCGGCCAGGGGTGCAACGACCTGTTCGTCGTGCGCGTCGCGGGAAACGTACTGGGGAGCGAGTGCCTCGGCAGTCTCGACTACAGCCTGACCGCGCTCGGCGCGAGCTTGAAACTCATCGCGGTGGTGGGCCACTCGCGGTGCGGGGCGGTGACGGCCGCCGTGGACGCGTTTCTGGAGCCGACGAAGTACCTCGCGGTGGCGTCGAGCCACCAGCTCCGGTCCGTGGTGGACCGCATCTTCGTCGGCGTTCGAGCGGCGCAGAAGGCGCTGGAACAGGCCTGGGGGCCGTCCGTGGTGACCCGGCCGGGCTACCGCATGGCGCTCATCGAAACGACGGTCGGACTGAACGCGGCCCTGACTGCGGCAACGGTGCGCCAGGAGTTCCGCGACCAGCTCGGCCCGCAGCGGGAGGTCGTTTACGGCGTATACGACCTGATCTCGCGCCAGGTGGGATTGCCGGTGGGCGTGCCCGGCGTGTCGCGCGTGAACGTCGGCCTGTTCGCCCCGCCGACGGATCTGAGCGGCTTCGAGCAACTCGGCGTCCTGTTCGCGTCCTCCGCGATCACCAAAGAGTTGCTCGGGGGGTAA
- a CDS encoding bestrophin family protein produces the protein MAERSRSFRAWVWPPPPIAPRLWIALVTSALYSAIVWAVYPFVFTGKQAWADELAVVNTAVLGVLVSFRTKIAYDRWWEGRLLWGQLVNNSRNLCLKARELAQLDAAERAAFAGLVSAFAVALKRHLRGSVVLSEIPGCERDPATPAHVPAHIAGRAIAAVAQWRAAGRIDGHMYQTLDAHTSALMDICGACERVRNTPLPSSYLSLLRHALMLGFAFTPWALVHSIDLMVIPVQAAAVYFLFGIELTAEEVEQPFGFDGDDLPLEKYCETIRASAEDILRPGT, from the coding sequence ATGGCCGAAAGATCCCGATCGTTCCGCGCATGGGTGTGGCCGCCGCCGCCGATCGCTCCAAGGCTGTGGATCGCTCTCGTCACCTCCGCCCTGTACTCGGCGATCGTCTGGGCGGTTTACCCGTTCGTTTTCACCGGCAAACAGGCGTGGGCCGACGAACTGGCCGTGGTGAATACGGCCGTGCTCGGCGTGCTGGTCAGCTTCCGCACGAAGATCGCCTACGACCGGTGGTGGGAGGGCCGATTACTCTGGGGCCAACTCGTCAATAACTCGCGCAACCTGTGCCTCAAGGCCCGCGAACTCGCCCAGCTCGATGCGGCCGAACGGGCCGCGTTCGCGGGCCTCGTGTCCGCGTTCGCCGTCGCACTCAAGCGGCACCTGCGCGGGTCCGTTGTGTTGAGCGAGATCCCGGGCTGTGAACGCGATCCCGCGACCCCGGCGCACGTCCCCGCGCACATCGCGGGACGGGCCATCGCCGCGGTCGCGCAGTGGCGCGCCGCCGGCCGCATCGACGGGCACATGTACCAAACGCTCGATGCCCACACGTCCGCCCTCATGGACATCTGCGGCGCCTGCGAGCGCGTCCGCAACACGCCGCTGCCGTCCTCGTACCTCTCGCTCTTGCGCCACGCGCTGATGCTGGGCTTCGCGTTCACGCCGTGGGCGCTGGTTCACTCCATCGATCTGATGGTGATACCGGTTCAGGCCGCGGCCGTGTACTTCCTGTTCGGAATCGAACTGACCGCCGAAGAGGTGGAGCAGCCGTTCGGTTTCGACGGCGACGACTTACCGCTCGAAAAGTATTGCGAAACGATCCGGGCCAGCGCCGAGGACATACTTCGACCGGGCACCTGA